The Lolium rigidum isolate FL_2022 chromosome 1, APGP_CSIRO_Lrig_0.1, whole genome shotgun sequence region cccctgtggtgaggcggcggtggcggctcggtcctccgtcggcggagcgcggcgcgggctgcgggagcgtgtgggggcggcggcctacaccctcctcctccgtcggcccgaacgcagcgggatggcggtggccggcggatctccggcggccggcggcggatgttggctgcggTGTGGTTGGATCCGGGCCGGAGGTTCGGATCGCGATCCATCGCGGCTACATCTCGTCAATGGCACGAGGAGGCTTCGCTGGGTCTTCTTCGCGGCTTGAGGACGTCCGGGTCTTCGgcccgggcatggtggtggtggctgacttCATCCACCGAAGGCGGTCGGCCGAGGCTGGCTGTGTTGGATTTTTCATCCCACTTTCAGCGCCGGCAGCGAGACGGGGAGGCATagtagccggtgaaaaccgtgccgactccggtcatggcgggcgatggcggcgtttgcgccgttatcttgttgaaggcatcgtcaagcaactatcgctaacctactcgttccggcggcgagatggaagagcttggaagccggcgatggtgtcgccggtggagggttggagtggccagcccaggatggtcgccgacgtgggggtccgacctgaataaaggcggcggtcctagggcctctcttgcgtgaagaggaggacctaccggaggcctggactcgtgatccggccggagtgttgagttcgaaaggctccgccgatgaatgtaacggtgcttttgcccggagtttgttggatcggaggtattcggtcgtgcgcacccatgtttttattccgaccgattggttctggagggagcggcgcgaagctctttttctttgattgacatcaagtgactaaggatccatgatgaaagtcggaagaagagaatttcatgaaggccggaggggaggactagctaagggaggttcaagtctttgcgatgttgagggacttgcttgcgttccgggcttcacagcagcggtatgaaagtgggggcgacaacacaggtgaagtgcagagtcctacctttcagggtgaaaacccaaggtctggccttaattggttgtgtctggcaatgtccttggtggaggcatttgtttgagagcggggactattctgtaattcaggtgttgtcttggcggtggatgtattgctgttgttaggcccgagatactgtagcgggacttttctttcttagttttcttttcttgtttttggctgtgtgcatccgtacccattagggtggtgcgttgttgcagaggctgggtgtaattggtatcttcttgatattaatatattccctttatcgaaaaaaaaaaagcatcatacaggaaaacaaaaatgagtagagAAGTATCGTTTTTCCACTGACCGTGGAAGCTCTCTGCTGAAGCCCCGTTGTCATGGCTCTGCCCGTTGTCGACATGGAAAACGCTCTGGAGATCGTCCTCCCAGTAGTTCCTAACTTGCTGAAGGTAAGAAGCACGCCGACTATGTTAGCACAAGGCACATCCTAACGATTCTTAATCATGTGATGTGAACAAGAAAATTTCTGAAGGCCAAGAATCACCTGCTGCAAGTTTGTGCTGGCCGTTCCATCCTGAAAACCGTACTGTGCGTTTGTAGTCTGAGACAGGGCCAAATCTAGCTGGTTCAGGGTGCACTGGCCCTCCATGCTGCTGGGCACGAACGATTGGAAGACATCTCCTTGGTCGCTGAACGGGAAGGCGGAACTGGAGCTTTCGAGCGAGAAAACAGAGCTCGCTGAAGGGCCACAGGCTTGGAACATCTGAATTGGACGATTACGGGTAGCGTTAGTAACAGCGACATTGTCAGTAATAGTTGCACACAGCATGATAAACAGTGGACAGTTTAAGCTTACATCTTTGTGTAGGAGAGTGGGCAGGTTGCTGAAGTCGAGTGGATTCACAGTTGCTAGCTTCATCGACAGGAACTGAAGCCAAAAAAAACAGAGGAATTGATCAGAATACAGAGTGGCCGCGTTTCTACATGGCATCGAACAATTTCAGCAGGCCAGCTCTTACCTCGACTTGCCGTTGAAGCGACTGGACATAGTTTATGATCTCATCAAGCATCAGTGCCTTGCCAATCACCTAAAGTTACAAACAAACAAAATTGGCCATATACTTAGTAACCTTGTACATAAAGACTGTTTTTGGTAAGTGCGCAAAGATTACGAGCTACTCATTCTTTCCGGTTTCGCATTTTGAAATCACTAATTGGGAGCAGCACCTTGTTGCATCCTGGAACGAGGTCCTGCAGAAACTTCATCCTCTGGCTGATCCTCTCTCTTCTCACCTACGAACAGTTATGAACGTACAAGGAAGTTAAGGCCGAGTTCTGACAAACCGAAGCAAGAAAACAGTGAAGCGGGCATGAACAGAATTGTACCCTCTCTGCGAGGCTGTGGCTATCGGTGGCCTGGCCTCTCCTGGCCCGGACATGGACGTAGTCCTTGGGGGGCTCCACCGGCTTTCCATTCTTCCCCTTGCCCTTCTTCTGCTCGCCGTCCTCCACCGAGCTGTCGCTGCCGGTCTGCTCTGCCTTGGGCTTCACCGCGGTCGTCGCCTTCTTCTCGGCGTCGCCCGTCTTGCACCTCTTGGCATACGATTCACTCTGCTCCCCTGCCTGAAAGTCATAATTGACACAGCTGAATTGGTCAGTACCAATGGCACGCACCAGGAAAGAGCGAGAGACCAATTCGCGCGCGAAGAAAGCGAGGCTCACTCACCTGGCCAGAGGTGCTGACGGAAGGGTCCTTGGCTTTGCCTTTGGCCGCCGGCGCCTTCCTCTTCTTGGCATTGGCGTCCTTCATCGCGGAGGCCGGGTCGGACACGGAGGACGCCTCCCGCGAGGCACTGCCGAACTCCGCaccgggcgccggcggcggcatcccgagGAGCCCCACGGCGAAGCGCTGCCCGTTGAAGCTGGACAGACGCGCGGCGCGCTCGGCGAAGCCCGGGTCGCCGCAGAAGCTCTCCAGGCAGTCCCCGGCGCCGTCcagcgccggcgcgccgcccagCACGCCGAAGTCGAGCATCGGGGACGAGTTCAGCAGGCTGGAAATGTAGTCGCCGCTGCCACCGCCGGCCCTGCTGCCGTCCATTGCAGCCGCAAGAAACAGAACCAAACCGAACCCACCGTCCAAGAACTCCTTTGCCCTGCTCGAGCTAAGACGCCTCCTTCCTTTACGTGGCGAATCGGGGGCGGCACTTAtaggagggcgaggaggagggggagtgGGGAAGGAGGCTTGGGAATGAAGGTGGCGTCGTTGGGGAATTGGGGTCAAAGTGGCGGTGATGAAGCTAGTGGTGATGCCCCGCGCGCGGCAGCTGGAAGTGGAAGGGAGCTTTAATGGAATCCTGTTTCGGTTTGGGATGGGGCGGAGGATGCCTTTCCGCTGCCCGGGCCCTTTTTAAGCTCCTCTCCCCGCTCGCCCGACGGCTCCGTAATTACCGGTGGTGAGTAATTCCCAGCTAGCCGGCACGGCGGCGGTCTCGGTCGACGGAGGGCTGGctttggcatggccggccaaGGGTCCGTTTGGGCTATCACATTGATTTTGCTGAATTTCAAGGAAACTACGagtctattttttttaaaaaaaaactcatATAAATGCAAGCCCACACACCTGACACCTTAGACCTATGAGCATCTTTAAAAGACTAAGTTTATCGTATTTATAAGACGTACAATGCTAAAATCTGGAATTTAAATTTTGGTGGGCTCCGTACAACCATCATTTTATTCATTCAACCTTAGGTTGGTTCCAACTACATCAAAAATCTACTTCCTGCTGAATAAGTTTTATTTTGGAAACGAAAACTTGTATTCATTCTTTTGCATGTATCTAAATAATACAAAGACACAAAGTTCGACTTCCGACCACTGCACATGTCACGTAGAGAAACCCTCCAAAATTGAGCCTAACTATGGTCATAAatttgatcaaaattatgatacaCATAAGGCACATTTTTATATCACGGCATCCACATTTGAAAGAAGTTTTCAATGGTACAATTTTAGTTAGCATCAGTATTTAGGATTACGTGAGGTGCTTGTTATACCTAAATTGTTTCTCTCACACAAACGAAAATCTATCACTTTGATTATATATACTACCCCCTCCGTATATTTCGTGGAGGTATGATTAAAGAGTTGTTTGATACATATATCCTGGATTGTTGTACTCTTGCGATGTCTATCCAACTGGAATAATTATTGCGCACCTTCTCCACTCATAATACCTTCCCAATAACCAGCACCACATTGGCCATGGCTTAGCGCCTCCCAAAATTGTTGTTGAGTATGAACCATAGCGAAGTTGTCCTGCTCTGGCACCACGCTGAACACGTCGTCCACCAAGGGAACTCACCGGAGACTAGAGGAGAGGCAGAATCGAGGGTGTTGTTGCGGCTGAGGATTATGTGCGAGGAAGTGAGGGAGGAGACGACATTGACAGCGAGTAGGACGTAGGTACGGCAATGAGCCGGTGCTTGGCGCCATGGGGCGGGTCAACACAAGGAGGGGAGAGGAGACGGGCAGACGAGGGGAGCGGGAGAGGGCCAGAGCATGGCTAGTGTTATAAACGCGACAAACAAAATAAAGAACGAACAAAAGCAAACCACATGGGAGAAAAGGATTTAAACATGCAAAAAAAACTCtccaaaaaagagaaataaaaccaCGAGAGCGAgccaacaaaacttcactatGGGTTTTCCAATGAAGCGATTAACATCGAAGGCTTCAGCGACGGGTCTCGCTTCGCTCGTCAGAAGTTTGCCACcttttatatgaatttggatcacgaaCACAATAAAATTCACCTttagacaaattccatcttgtggCATGAACAACAATGTTCTCCCTGAACAACAAAGATGACACTTTCGGCTCCAAAGTCATCATATCAACAGGATaaccatgagtacttatcttgcataccttcagtttaccttggaAAATAATGTAACGAACATAATGGTATTTCACATCAATGCGAGTTGTTctatcatggaacatttgatccttGGTAAGGGCACTTTGATGGTCACAAAATAGGCAAGAATTATCTTCACATAgttcagcatacaaaccttttaACCAAACAATTTCTTTGCAATCTTCAACAGTAGCCATATATTTTGCATCGGTTGTAGATTAGGAAACAATGATTTGTAatattgccttccaactcacatgGCATCCACAACCACATAACCTATGAGGGACCTCCTCTTATCCAAATCGACATTAAAATCTAAATCCACATAGCCAGGGAGTCCTTCACCGATCTTGCCAAATTTCAAGTAAGCATTGGATGTGCCTCAAAGCTACCTGAAAATCTAATAAAAaccttccaatgttctttaccaggattagccatgtaatGACTCACCAACTCATAGCATACGACAAATCAGGaagagaacaaaccatggcatatatcaaagaaccaacaacactagaatatgaAACTCGTGACGTGTACTCTAAATCTTAATCAGTATAAGGATTGAAGTGAGGATCAATAGGAGTACTAATTAACAAAAAATGTAGCATGCCCATTAAAAAGATGAAGAACTTTCTTAATATGACTTTACTGACAAAGAAATAACATAGTAGATTTTTTGTTTCTTGTaattccatacctagtattttattAGGAGCACCAAAATCGtttatctcaaactcactactttatAGTGATGTCTTTCCTGCCCTTGGCAGCAAACAACATATCACCAACATATAGCAACAAGTATATAGGTGATCGGTGATCCATTAAGAAACTTACTGTAAACGTAGATATCATACCGAGATATCTTAATACCATGTGCAAGCACACATCGAATCAAACCTTATACCACAGTGTTGGATACTATTTTAGACCATAAAAGGAtctctttaatttgcaaacaagatccttctTACAAGGCACACCAAAAACTTCAGATTAGTCCATGCATATCTTCTCCTCTAGTTCTCCATGCAGAAAATTAGTCTTTACATTGAGCTTctgaagctcaagatcatgcatattcA contains the following coding sequences:
- the LOC124678252 gene encoding transcription factor bHLH78-like, which translates into the protein MDGSRAGGGSGDYISSLLNSSPMLDFGVLGGAPALDGAGDCLESFCGDPGFAERAARLSSFNGQRFAVGLLGMPPPAPGAEFGSASREASSVSDPASAMKDANAKKRKAPAAKGKAKDPSVSTSGQAGEQSESYAKRCKTGDAEKKATTAVKPKAEQTGSDSSVEDGEQKKGKGKNGKPVEPPKDYVHVRARRGQATDSHSLAERVRRERISQRMKFLQDLVPGCNKVIGKALMLDEIINYVQSLQRQVEFLSMKLATVNPLDFSNLPTLLHKDMFQACGPSASSVFSLESSSSAFPFSDQGDVFQSFVPSSMEGQCTLNQLDLALSQTTNAQYGFQDGTASTNLQQQVRNYWEDDLQSVFHVDNGQSHDNGASAESFHGDLQAGQMKMEF